The following coding sequences lie in one Deltaproteobacteria bacterium genomic window:
- a CDS encoding efflux RND transporter periplasmic adaptor subunit, whose amino-acid sequence MNNKGLLFFVILLITGFFGVVGKLYLDSVEAPVEVELTKPEIRDIVKKTVATGSITPRREVEVKPQISGIVEKVHVEPGQVLKKGDLIVTIRVVPDVVRVNDAEAKLRAALLNEKNAKSEFERFSKLKEVISESEFSAQKLSYELRQQELRAAQSHLQLVREGVASGSSAASNEVRATIDGMVLNVPAKEGASVVESNAFNAGTTIATLADMTDMVFIGWLDEGDVGKVKEGMTLDIKVGALGENNLSGSLEHIAPKASNNDGAIQFEIRAAVTVQDAVFLRAGYSANASIVLDSRTQVLTLNERVLQFDDGKAFVEVPTGAETTEKRYLELGLSDGIHIEVKDGLAEGAEVIVPKDVS is encoded by the coding sequence ATGAATAACAAAGGTCTTCTATTTTTTGTCATCTTGTTGATTACCGGTTTTTTCGGTGTGGTAGGCAAACTCTATCTCGATTCCGTGGAAGCCCCAGTCGAAGTAGAGCTAACCAAACCCGAGATACGCGATATCGTTAAAAAGACAGTCGCCACCGGAAGCATTACTCCAAGGCGTGAGGTTGAAGTAAAGCCTCAAATCTCGGGCATTGTTGAAAAGGTGCACGTTGAGCCCGGGCAGGTCCTCAAAAAAGGTGATCTCATTGTTACGATCCGAGTGGTACCCGATGTGGTGCGGGTAAACGATGCCGAGGCCAAGCTTCGCGCCGCTTTGCTCAATGAAAAAAACGCGAAAAGCGAGTTTGAGCGTTTCAGTAAGCTGAAAGAAGTTATTTCCGAGAGCGAGTTCTCGGCTCAAAAGCTTTCTTATGAACTCCGCCAACAAGAGCTCAGAGCGGCCCAAAGCCATCTCCAACTCGTACGAGAAGGCGTTGCCTCCGGTTCGTCCGCGGCGTCCAATGAAGTTAGGGCCACTATTGACGGCATGGTGCTCAACGTTCCCGCCAAAGAAGGTGCATCCGTAGTTGAAAGCAATGCATTCAACGCTGGTACAACCATCGCCACCCTCGCCGACATGACCGATATGGTTTTCATTGGATGGCTCGACGAAGGTGATGTTGGCAAAGTAAAAGAAGGCATGACCCTGGATATCAAAGTTGGGGCATTGGGTGAGAATAACCTGAGCGGAAGCCTCGAGCACATCGCCCCAAAAGCCAGCAACAATGACGGAGCCATTCAGTTTGAAATCCGAGCCGCGGTGACAGTTCAAGATGCGGTCTTTCTCCGGGCTGGATACTCCGCCAACGCCAGTATTGTCTTAGACAGCCGCACCCAAGTTCTCACCCTCAACGAGCGGGTGCTGCAATTTGACGATGGAAAAGCCTTTGTTGAAGTCCCAACCGGGGCCGAAACCACGGAAAAACGCTATTTAGAGCTGGGCCTCTCCGATGGCATCCACATCGAAGTCAAAGACGGTCTCGCCGAAGGTGCTGAAGTCATCGTTCCTAAAGATGTCAGCTAA